One segment of Synechocystis sp. PCC 7509 DNA contains the following:
- a CDS encoding IS982 family transposase: MLSLEDLFCSVDDFCQIFEPRWEQQLLSHNLRKRKRSRTLCLSEIMTIVISFHQSCYRNFKTYYLEKVQKHWQAYFPRLVSYNRFVEWLPSILIPLCAYLRSRFGACSGISFMDSTSLRVCHNKRIHQHQVFQNLAARGKTSVDWFFGFKLHLVVNDKGELLNCQITPGNIDDRKPVPKLLQQLFGKVFADKGYISLQLAKDLWKSAGIQLITKLKRNMKQRLMPLGERLLLRKRAVIETIIDQLKNISQIEHSRHRSPVNCFVNILCGLIAYCHQPKKPSIATIHNLLPSA, from the coding sequence ATGCTTAGTTTAGAAGACCTATTCTGCTCCGTCGATGATTTTTGCCAAATCTTTGAACCACGGTGGGAGCAGCAATTGCTCAGTCATAATTTAAGAAAGCGCAAACGTTCACGTACCCTATGCTTGAGCGAAATCATGACGATTGTGATTAGCTTTCATCAGTCTTGTTACCGGAATTTTAAAACTTACTACTTGGAAAAGGTGCAAAAACATTGGCAGGCTTATTTTCCCAGACTTGTAAGCTACAATCGGTTTGTGGAATGGCTCCCTAGCATTTTAATACCCTTATGCGCCTATCTACGTTCTCGTTTTGGCGCTTGTAGTGGGATCAGTTTCATGGACTCCACTAGCCTCCGGGTCTGTCACAATAAGCGCATCCATCAGCATCAAGTATTTCAAAATCTTGCTGCTCGTGGCAAGACCTCGGTAGATTGGTTTTTTGGTTTTAAACTACATTTGGTCGTCAATGACAAAGGTGAGTTACTTAACTGTCAAATAACTCCAGGCAATATTGACGACCGTAAACCTGTTCCTAAATTGCTACAACAACTTTTCGGTAAAGTGTTTGCAGATAAAGGCTACATTTCTCTACAACTTGCCAAAGATTTGTGGAAAAGTGCTGGCATCCAACTTATAACTAAGCTCAAGCGCAACATGAAGCAGCGTTTAATGCCTCTAGGCGAACGACTGCTATTACGTAAACGTGCAGTGATCGAAACTATTATCGACCAATTAAAAAATATCTCCCAGATAGAGCATTCAAGGCATCGTTCGCCAGTCAACTGCTTTGTCAACATCCTCTGTGGATTGATTGCTTATTGCCATCAACCAAAGAAGCCAAGTATTGCTACCATCCATAATTTGCTGCCTTCTGCTTAA
- a CDS encoding IS1 family transposase, whose amino-acid sequence MTVWLAVQCPDCHSTDVSKHGKSTEGKKRYACNNSECLRRTFILDNSHPGRKRSVKHQIVEMSINGSGVRDIARVLHVSPSTVIRELKKKKPHLQAVNQKLLKTIRPEQVEVEIYKVEEEKEPEPGIKSSELDEMWSFVGNKKNPRWLWHAIDRSTGKVLAYVFGRRKDEVFLKLKELLEPFGIKRYCTDGWGAYERNLPEDKHEVGKKNTQRIERKHLNLRTRIKRLARKTICFSKLEEMHDLVIGLFVNCYEFGLSI is encoded by the coding sequence ATGACTGTTTGGCTTGCTGTTCAATGTCCTGATTGCCACTCTACTGATGTCTCTAAACATGGCAAATCTACCGAAGGCAAGAAGCGCTACGCCTGTAATAATTCTGAATGTCTGCGACGCACTTTTATCCTCGACAACAGTCATCCGGGACGAAAGCGAAGTGTCAAGCACCAAATTGTCGAGATGAGCATCAATGGTAGTGGAGTCAGAGATATTGCGCGGGTACTTCATGTCAGCCCCTCTACGGTGATTCGAGAATTAAAGAAAAAGAAGCCGCATTTGCAAGCAGTTAATCAGAAATTGTTAAAGACTATTCGACCAGAGCAGGTAGAAGTAGAAATCTACAAGGTCGAAGAAGAAAAGGAGCCAGAGCCAGGAATCAAATCATCTGAGTTAGACGAGATGTGGAGCTTTGTAGGCAATAAGAAAAATCCTCGATGGCTATGGCATGCGATAGACCGCAGTACAGGGAAAGTTCTAGCATATGTTTTCGGCAGACGAAAAGATGAAGTTTTTCTCAAGCTGAAAGAACTGTTAGAGCCGTTTGGTATCAAGAGATATTGTACGGATGGTTGGGGAGCTTATGAACGCAACTTGCCGGAAGACAAGCATGAAGTTGGGAAGAAAAACACTCAGAGGATTGAGCGTAAACATCTAAATCTGAGGACGAGGATTAAGCGATTAGCCAGGAAGACTATTTGTTTCTCTAAGTTAGAAGAGATGCATGATTTAGTAATTGGCTTATTCGTTAACTGTTATGAGTTTGGTTTATCGATTTAG
- a CDS encoding cryptochrome/photolyase family protein — protein sequence MTNGVWVLGDQLWTEQSALANCAEEKSQSQVIFIESLHHAQELPYHLQKLVLVWSAMRHFAQELEQAGWSVTYKIAEDFHSPLIEWIEQNKITELRVMTPSDRPFAKLIARLNLPCPVTFTPNNRFIWSDLDFHDWASKRKHLIMEDFYREGRQRFDILMVGNQPAGGRWNFDRDNRKPPKGKLTIPEALWFEPDDITTDVINSLNSAAFKSSHEYWQLQPFRWGVTRQQALQVLEFFIQTRLSDFGPYQDAMVTKEQTMWHAMLSPYLNLGLIHPLEVVEAAQQAYSQNQQWELSSVEGFIRQVLGWREYMHGIYIYMGEDYPERNWFNHTQPLPDFYWTGQTQMNCLHQILTQVKEIGYAHHIQRLMVLNNFGLIAGISPQELEDWFHAAFIDAYDWVMQTNVIGMGQFADGGAIASKPYAASANYINNMSDYCKHCIYNPRSRTGDNACPFNFFYWDFLARHYDKLKNNHRMSLILRNLERIPPEELQQIRQLAAAWHEA from the coding sequence ATGACCAATGGAGTATGGGTTCTCGGCGACCAACTTTGGACTGAACAATCAGCACTTGCTAATTGTGCTGAAGAAAAATCGCAGAGCCAAGTAATTTTCATCGAGTCACTTCACCATGCCCAAGAACTGCCCTACCACTTACAAAAGTTGGTATTAGTCTGGTCCGCTATGCGCCACTTCGCGCAAGAATTGGAGCAAGCAGGTTGGAGTGTTACCTACAAGATCGCCGAAGATTTTCACTCTCCCTTAATAGAGTGGATTGAGCAAAACAAAATAACCGAGTTACGGGTAATGACTCCAAGCGATCGCCCGTTTGCAAAACTAATTGCTAGACTCAATCTTCCATGTCCAGTGACTTTCACGCCCAACAATCGATTTATCTGGAGCGACCTAGACTTTCACGATTGGGCATCTAAGCGCAAGCATTTGATTATGGAAGACTTTTACCGAGAGGGACGGCAGCGCTTTGACATTTTGATGGTAGGTAATCAACCTGCGGGAGGGCGGTGGAATTTTGACCGCGACAATCGCAAACCGCCCAAGGGCAAGCTGACGATACCCGAAGCTCTTTGGTTTGAACCAGATGACATAACAACCGATGTCATTAATTCATTGAATTCGGCAGCCTTCAAGAGCAGTCACGAGTATTGGCAACTACAGCCTTTTCGCTGGGGAGTGACAAGGCAACAAGCCCTCCAAGTGTTGGAGTTTTTTATCCAAACCCGCTTGTCCGATTTTGGTCCCTACCAAGACGCGATGGTGACAAAAGAACAGACAATGTGGCACGCCATGCTCTCCCCTTACCTCAATTTAGGCTTAATACACCCGTTAGAAGTCGTTGAAGCAGCACAGCAAGCTTATTCCCAAAATCAACAGTGGGAACTAAGCAGTGTCGAAGGATTTATCCGTCAGGTACTCGGCTGGCGCGAGTATATGCACGGTATCTACATCTACATGGGCGAGGATTATCCAGAACGCAACTGGTTCAACCATACCCAGCCTCTACCTGATTTTTATTGGACAGGTCAGACGCAGATGAATTGCCTGCATCAAATACTGACGCAAGTTAAAGAAATTGGCTACGCCCATCACATTCAGCGATTAATGGTGCTAAACAACTTCGGCTTGATTGCAGGAATTTCACCTCAAGAACTTGAAGACTGGTTTCATGCTGCATTTATCGATGCTTACGACTGGGTAATGCAAACCAATGTAATTGGCATGGGACAATTTGCTGATGGAGGAGCAATCGCTTCTAAGCCTTATGCTGCTTCTGCTAACTATATCAACAACATGAGTGATTATTGCAAGCACTGTATCTATAACCCGCGCAGTCGCACTGGAGATAATGCTTGTCCCTTCAACTTCTTTTATTGGGACTTCCTAGCACGTCATTATGACAAGCTCAAGAACAATCATCGGATGTCGTTAATTTTGCGGAATCTGGAACGCATACCACCAGAAGAATTACAGCAGATACGCCAACTAGCAGCCGCTTGGCATGAAGCTTAA
- a CDS encoding alpha/beta fold hydrolase — protein MTQTTEIPSTQFYAWKNYRCAYENYSPDVGEDRHSTPLLLIHPIGVGLSRRFWHRFCDDWCQSGCTNPIYNPDLLGCGESEMPHVAYTPADWAAQLQHFLQTVIQKPVTLVVQGALLPVALELVQLQTQPNLIQKLVLASPPAMALMTQATGTRKQKLTWNLLDSPLGAAFYLYARRPQFLSSFSTRQLFANTEQVDREWLDLLALGAANPASRHAVFSFLAGFWRQNYRDAIAAITQPTLVVMGDRASSISKNKQDTPERRLVDYLKCLPHGEGVKIAGRNVLPYESTSEFTATLAGFENTKLTVQ, from the coding sequence ATGACTCAGACTACTGAAATCCCAAGTACACAGTTTTATGCTTGGAAAAACTATCGCTGTGCTTACGAAAACTACTCCCCGGATGTTGGGGAAGATCGGCATAGCACTCCTTTACTACTGATTCACCCGATTGGTGTTGGCTTATCCCGACGATTCTGGCATCGCTTCTGTGATGATTGGTGTCAAAGCGGATGCACCAACCCCATTTACAATCCTGATCTCTTAGGTTGCGGAGAGAGCGAGATGCCCCACGTCGCCTACACTCCGGCTGATTGGGCTGCCCAACTGCAACACTTTTTGCAAACAGTCATCCAAAAACCTGTTACCTTAGTCGTGCAAGGAGCGCTGCTACCTGTAGCACTTGAATTAGTGCAGTTGCAAACTCAACCAAATCTTATCCAAAAACTGGTGCTGGCTAGTCCCCCAGCGATGGCACTCATGACCCAAGCTACAGGAACCAGAAAGCAAAAATTAACTTGGAATTTGCTAGATTCGCCCCTTGGTGCTGCTTTTTATTTATATGCTAGAAGACCGCAGTTTTTGAGTTCTTTTTCTACTCGCCAACTATTTGCAAATACTGAGCAAGTCGATAGAGAATGGTTGGATCTGCTAGCACTAGGTGCGGCAAATCCCGCCAGCCGTCACGCAGTTTTTTCCTTTTTAGCTGGTTTCTGGAGGCAGAACTATCGAGATGCGATCGCCGCAATTACTCAACCAACATTAGTTGTCATGGGCGATCGCGCGTCAAGTATTAGTAAAAATAAGCAGGATACTCCAGAGCGAAGATTAGTAGATTACCTCAAGTGCTTGCCTCATGGCGAAGGCGTAAAGATAGCTGGTCGTAATGTTCTGCCCTACGAGTCAACATCTGAGTTTACTGCTACGTTAGCAGGATTTGAAAACACAAAGTTAACAGTGCAGTAG
- a CDS encoding peptidoglycan recognition protein family protein, with protein MARCPFAVWKPITGSSGSYLGGPFKIVHHTTEGFKASDAMRAYRDNRSDPHFTVDATTIYQHIDTGAGARSLENLDGGVQTNRDSAVQIEVVGFAGRPKDRETLANVERLCRWIETTHGIPKVWPNGFPRFGARDPGGHNRNRTNWDTKGGHYGHSHVPENDHWDPGYTRAEVEIVMGGILESLEPELEAFALLLPSEIEVEIDNLVLTTYLVTVPLDAKGQGVISLDVVWERVISIIPKIEKNGDGVWQTCTVALAEEDGQTLLVATGGMPETTITVLVKTLDANNLSAESVGCP; from the coding sequence ATGGCTCGTTGTCCTTTTGCTGTTTGGAAACCGATAACAGGTTCTAGCGGTTCTTATTTAGGTGGTCCTTTCAAAATCGTTCATCACACCACAGAAGGTTTTAAAGCATCTGATGCTATGAGAGCATATCGAGATAATCGTTCAGATCCTCATTTCACTGTAGATGCAACCACTATTTATCAACATATTGATACAGGGGCTGGTGCTCGGTCGTTGGAAAATTTAGATGGCGGCGTACAAACTAACAGAGATTCTGCGGTACAAATTGAAGTGGTGGGTTTTGCTGGTCGCCCTAAAGATCGAGAAACCTTAGCAAATGTAGAGCGACTCTGCCGTTGGATAGAAACTACTCATGGGATTCCCAAAGTATGGCCTAATGGATTTCCCCGGTTTGGAGCAAGAGATCCGGGAGGACATAATCGAAATAGGACGAATTGGGATACTAAAGGTGGACATTATGGACATTCTCATGTGCCTGAGAACGATCACTGGGATCCAGGTTACACGCGAGCCGAGGTAGAAATCGTCATGGGCGGGATTTTGGAGTCATTAGAGCCTGAACTAGAAGCCTTTGCTTTGCTCCTCCCTTCTGAGATAGAAGTCGAAATTGATAATCTTGTCCTAACTACTTATCTGGTAACGGTGCCTTTAGATGCTAAAGGACAGGGGGTTATTTCTTTAGATGTTGTTTGGGAGCGAGTAATATCTATCATTCCCAAAATTGAAAAAAATGGGGATGGGGTTTGGCAAACTTGCACAGTAGCGTTAGCAGAAGAAGACGGACAAACCCTATTAGTCGCTACTGGAGGAATGCCAGAAACAACCATTACTGTGCTGGTTAAAACATTAGATGCTAATAATCTAAGTGCAGAATCAGTCGGTTGTCCTTGA
- a CDS encoding S8 family peptidase: MESSEQRQIIQEARARIRTQYGSLLAEKASDEFCLTHASPSAFAAAEAFPSSISLLSSIIEFATEDQANGEILEAAQPQRMLTWEPIKESLAQLNLSQQEQLRLYTGLRQTRVAAEREQVLKSVSPITAELERHIERLFALHSEALREPSSLTQVCWLNQSLRTLADPTVLAEVVADPKIAKVDLPRRLEAEVMVTGSTVGAVQYREKYELTGRGIVIAIIDSEVAISHPAFQHRVIHRQNYTQEPWGSPDKHGTAVAGIAAANHADLIGMAPEATVYNYKVLATNRSLNANNFEGSLALQQALEDGVHIANCSWGVGLANGETREVLACNKAWSLGMTIVKSAGNRGPGSGTVTNPGQADGIIVVGATDRNGIGVQDYSSRGSLQGGLKRPHFVAPGGTESDSVFSCLVGGGFGNQGVYGTSFAAPHVTGLLALLLEKVPDLSPDEQRDLLLRACTAFQNVDANTQGLGLISLKALIEEQ, encoded by the coding sequence ATGGAATCATCAGAACAACGACAAATCATCCAGGAAGCACGTGCTAGGATTCGCACTCAATATGGCTCTTTGCTTGCCGAAAAAGCCAGTGACGAGTTCTGTCTGACACACGCAAGTCCATCTGCGTTTGCTGCTGCCGAAGCTTTCCCTAGCTCTATTTCACTCTTGAGTTCCATCATTGAGTTCGCCACAGAAGACCAGGCAAATGGCGAAATCCTTGAAGCTGCTCAACCACAAAGAATGCTGACATGGGAACCAATCAAAGAGTCACTAGCCCAGTTAAATCTATCCCAGCAAGAGCAACTACGGCTATATACTGGATTGCGCCAGACTAGAGTTGCTGCTGAACGAGAGCAGGTTTTAAAATCCGTTAGCCCGATTACTGCTGAACTAGAACGCCACATTGAACGGCTGTTTGCCTTGCACTCTGAAGCACTGAGAGAACCGTCTTCTCTAACCCAAGTCTGCTGGCTAAATCAGTCGCTCCGCACCCTTGCTGACCCTACAGTGCTAGCTGAGGTGGTGGCAGACCCAAAAATCGCCAAGGTAGACCTGCCGCGTCGGTTGGAGGCAGAGGTGATGGTGACTGGCTCTACCGTTGGAGCGGTTCAATACCGGGAAAAGTATGAGCTTACAGGACGTGGGATCGTTATTGCGATTATTGACTCAGAAGTAGCCATAAGTCACCCTGCATTCCAGCATCGAGTCATTCATAGACAAAATTATACTCAAGAGCCTTGGGGTTCTCCAGATAAACACGGCACTGCTGTCGCTGGTATTGCTGCCGCTAACCATGCAGATTTAATTGGCATGGCACCAGAGGCAACAGTTTACAACTACAAGGTGCTAGCAACTAACAGGAGTTTAAACGCGAACAACTTTGAAGGCTCACTGGCGCTCCAACAGGCACTCGAAGATGGAGTTCACATTGCCAACTGCTCTTGGGGGGTAGGACTAGCTAATGGTGAAACCCGCGAAGTCCTGGCGTGCAACAAAGCCTGGTCTCTTGGTATGACCATTGTCAAAAGTGCTGGTAATCGAGGTCCTGGTTCCGGCACCGTGACAAACCCAGGTCAGGCGGACGGCATTATCGTTGTAGGAGCTACAGACCGAAACGGTATCGGTGTGCAGGACTATAGCAGCAGGGGATCGCTACAGGGCGGCTTAAAGCGCCCACATTTTGTAGCTCCAGGTGGTACTGAGAGCGATAGTGTTTTCAGTTGCCTAGTGGGAGGCGGATTTGGTAATCAAGGTGTATATGGTACTAGCTTTGCGGCTCCGCACGTGACAGGACTATTAGCACTGCTTTTAGAAAAAGTACCAGACTTATCACCAGACGAGCAGAGAGATTTGCTTCTAAGAGCTTGTACAGCATTTCAAAACGTGGATGCTAACACACAGGGCTTAGGACTGATTTCCTTAAAGGCTTTGATTGAAGAACAATAA
- a CDS encoding orange carotenoid protein N-terminal domain-containing protein translates to MSFTIESARSIFPDTQVANAIPATVESFERLKAEDQLALLWFAYTEMGITITAAAMQVVDMVFAEKTLTQIKQMPDMEQTQVMCDLVNHTDTPICRTYSAFGTNVKLGFWYQLSEWMKQGIVAPIPEGYKLSATASEVLEAIRQLEGGQQLTVLRDIVLNMGYSSNMATQEVDEPVVPPKDVKPRTKISIEGINNSIVLSYMENMNAFDFPAAVALFAKDGALQPPFEEPIVSQESILTYMREECYGLKLIPEQGISEPAAGGFTQIKVTGKVQTPWAGDSVGIPLAWRFLLNPQSEIYFVAIDVLASPQELLNLGLVK, encoded by the coding sequence ATGTCTTTTACTATCGAGTCTGCACGCTCCATTTTTCCTGACACTCAAGTTGCTAATGCGATTCCAGCTACAGTTGAATCTTTTGAGCGACTCAAGGCTGAGGATCAGTTAGCTTTACTTTGGTTTGCTTACACGGAGATGGGAATTACGATCACTGCTGCCGCTATGCAGGTAGTAGATATGGTCTTCGCCGAAAAAACCCTGACTCAAATTAAACAGATGCCGGATATGGAGCAAACGCAAGTTATGTGCGATCTAGTTAATCATACTGACACTCCTATCTGCCGTACTTACTCAGCTTTCGGCACAAATGTCAAATTAGGCTTTTGGTATCAGTTAAGCGAGTGGATGAAACAAGGGATTGTTGCTCCGATTCCAGAAGGTTATAAATTGTCTGCAACGGCATCAGAGGTGCTGGAAGCCATCCGTCAACTTGAAGGGGGTCAGCAGTTGACAGTATTACGAGATATTGTCCTTAACATGGGATATAGCTCAAACATGGCTACTCAAGAAGTTGACGAACCTGTAGTTCCACCTAAAGATGTCAAACCTCGAACTAAAATCAGCATTGAGGGCATCAACAACTCTATAGTTCTGAGCTATATGGAGAATATGAACGCCTTTGACTTTCCGGCGGCGGTAGCTTTATTTGCTAAAGATGGTGCATTGCAACCGCCTTTTGAGGAACCGATTGTGAGCCAAGAGTCTATCCTTACCTATATGCGTGAAGAATGCTACGGACTCAAGCTGATACCTGAGCAGGGAATCTCGGAGCCAGCAGCAGGCGGATTTACCCAGATTAAAGTGACAGGTAAAGTGCAGACTCCGTGGGCTGGTGACAGTGTTGGTATTCCTCTAGCATGGCGGTTTTTGCTTAATCCTCAAAGTGAGATTTACTTTGTGGCAATTGACGTGCTTGCCTCTCCCCAGGAACTGCTAAATCTAGGTTTAGTAAAGTAA
- a CDS encoding DUF2272 domain-containing protein, translating into MHHRYNDFKFAPAHSTYVYDAVDKRKSNVTTAPFWGFKINDHKPQLGDLVCRWRENPITSIDALPSGGFKSHCDIVVEIRDTEVRTLGGNVNQSVSIAAYPLNASGFLRPVNNVYGVLRNNF; encoded by the coding sequence ATGCATCACCGTTATAACGATTTCAAATTTGCTCCGGCTCACTCTACATACGTTTATGATGCAGTTGATAAACGCAAGTCAAATGTTACCACTGCACCTTTTTGGGGATTTAAAATTAACGATCATAAACCTCAATTGGGTGATTTAGTCTGCCGTTGGCGAGAGAACCCCATTACTTCCATTGATGCGCTCCCAAGTGGAGGATTTAAGAGTCACTGTGACATTGTAGTAGAAATTCGGGATACAGAAGTTCGTACTCTTGGGGGTAATGTTAACCAGTCAGTATCAATAGCTGCATACCCATTGAATGCTAGTGGTTTTCTCAGACCAGTTAACAATGTTTATGGTGTTCTGAGAAACAATTTTTAA
- a CDS encoding DUF4351 domain-containing protein encodes MIDHDRLFKELLTTFFREFLELFVPEIANTIDFSSIRFLPQEYFGDLTAGEDKIIDLLVEVKQAGEDIGFLVHVEAQSYSQADFARRMFFYFARLYQKYVQKIYPIVVFSFDEPLRPEPESHSVNFPGLKVLEFNFAAIQLNRLSWRDFLNQQNPVAAALMAKMQIAPKDRPLVKAECLRILATLRLDGARTRLISSFVDTYLILDESEERLFAEEVGKLETSEQERVMEIKTSWGERAERSLVQKQLTRRFGEVPESVQTLVAALPSEQIESLALDLLDFGDLTDLEKWLEHPQG; translated from the coding sequence ATGATTGACCACGATCGCTTATTTAAGGAACTGCTTACCACCTTTTTTAGGGAATTTCTAGAACTATTTGTACCAGAAATTGCTAACACTATTGATTTTAGTTCAATTCGATTTCTTCCTCAAGAGTATTTTGGAGACTTAACAGCAGGTGAAGACAAAATTATCGATTTGCTTGTTGAGGTTAAGCAGGCGGGGGAGGATATTGGCTTTCTCGTTCATGTTGAAGCACAATCTTATTCGCAAGCAGATTTTGCCCGAAGAATGTTTTTCTATTTTGCGAGATTGTATCAAAAGTACGTGCAGAAAATTTATCCCATTGTTGTCTTTTCCTTCGATGAACCTTTAAGACCAGAACCGGAATCCCATAGTGTTAATTTCCCAGGTTTGAAAGTTTTGGAATTTAACTTTGCGGCAATTCAGTTAAATAGGTTAAGCTGGCGGGATTTTCTTAATCAACAAAACCCAGTTGCCGCAGCATTAATGGCAAAAATGCAAATTGCTCCAAAAGATCGCCCTTTAGTTAAAGCAGAATGTTTGCGAATATTAGCCACCTTGCGATTAGATGGAGCTAGAACAAGATTAATTTCAAGCTTTGTCGATACTTATTTGATTCTAGACGAATCGGAAGAAAGATTGTTTGCTGAGGAAGTTGGTAAATTAGAAACATCAGAACAGGAGCGTGTTATGGAAATTAAAACAAGTTGGGGAGAGAGAGCAGAACGCAGTCTGGTTCAAAAGCAGCTTACACGCAGATTTGGAGAAGTACCGGAGTCAGTTCAAACACTCGTTGCGGCATTACCAAGCGAACAAATCGAATCATTAGCGTTAGACCTACTCGACTTTGGCGACCTAACAGACCTAGAAAAATGGTTAGAACATCCCCAAGGTTAA
- a CDS encoding family 10 glycosylhydrolase yields MVDLEVRGVWLTLDDSNVLKSETNIREALTKLKSHGFNTIYPAVWHSGHTLYHSQVAENFMGVAVKPDKDFEDRKLMEELVKVSKEQDFRLIPWFEFGLMVPPNSPIDKLEDKDPSKFKDLITRTKDGGKIRIKEDDLGQLMRDDSGKLVPDDFVWMNPCHPEVQNFMVELIGVKVAKS; encoded by the coding sequence ATGGTTGACTTAGAAGTTAGAGGAGTTTGGCTGACGCTTGATGACAGTAACGTTCTCAAATCGGAAACAAATATTAGAGAGGCGCTGACAAAGCTAAAGTCCCACGGTTTCAACACTATTTATCCTGCTGTGTGGCATAGCGGTCATACCCTTTACCATAGTCAGGTTGCTGAGAATTTTATGGGTGTAGCCGTTAAACCTGACAAAGATTTTGAAGACCGAAAGCTTATGGAAGAACTCGTTAAAGTTTCAAAAGAACAAGACTTTCGACTAATTCCTTGGTTTGAATTCGGTTTAATGGTTCCTCCTAACTCGCCTATCGACAAGCTTGAGGATAAAGATCCAAGCAAATTCAAAGACTTAATTACCAGAACTAAAGATGGTGGGAAAATTCGGATTAAAGAAGATGATTTAGGGCAGTTAATGCGCGATGATTCAGGAAAATTAGTACCTGATGATTTTGTCTGGATGAATCCCTGCCATCCTGAAGTTCAAAACTTTATGGTGGAGCTTATTGGGGTAAAAGTAGCGAAGAGCTAA
- a CDS encoding IS1 family transposase (programmed frameshift) encodes MDCPLCGHIKAHKHGKMPNGHQRYLCPACHQTFSESFDSLYYRRHISPEQIRQVLQAHSEGSSLRGISRTTGLAYNTVVSIVRAASQKAQLVHNAEVQAVQTEEVSADEMWSFVKKQKQCCAQELEVGDCWIGLSLADSSGLILAARVGKHTDELIGQLVLNTEGKTNCKQFNSDAWGGYERVLPPEIHHYIGKDKTQRLERTNGTVRQQTGRWHRRQNKFGKVWEQTKVTTRLVVSYFNWIWQHSRFKTTAAQRAGLATRAWSWHDIATYPTLI; translated from the exons ATGGATTGTCCTCTGTGTGGTCACATTAAAGCCCATAAACATGGCAAGATGCCGAACGGACATCAACGTTACCTGTGTCCCGCTTGCCATCAAACGTTCTCGGAATCCTTCGACAGTTTGTACTATCGTCGACATATTAGTCCTGAACAAATTCGCCAAGTGTTGCAAGCACATAGTGAGGGCAGTAGTTTACGAGGGATTAGTAGAACAACTGGGCTTGCCTACAACACAGTTGTGAGTATTGTTCGCGCTGCCAGTCAAAAAGCCCAATTGGTTCACAATGCCGAAGTCCAAGCTGTACAAACAGAGGAGGTAAGTGCCGATGAGATGTGGTCATTTGTC AAAAAACAGAAACAGTGTTGCGCTCAAGAACTAGAAGTCGGGGATTGTTGGATCGGTCTGAGTCTTGCCGATTCAAGTGGCTTAATTCTGGCGGCGCGAGTTGGCAAACACACTGATGAACTGATTGGTCAGTTAGTCCTCAACACCGAGGGAAAAACAAATTGCAAGCAATTTAACAGTGATGCTTGGGGCGGGTATGAGCGAGTTCTACCTCCTGAAATTCACCACTACATTGGCAAAGACAAAACGCAGCGATTAGAACGTACTAATGGTACTGTGCGACAACAAACCGGAAGATGGCATCGACGACAGAACAAGTTTGGTAAGGTGTGGGAACAGACAAAAGTGACAACTCGATTAGTGGTGAGTTACTTCAACTGGATTTGGCAGCATAGCCGATTCAAAACAACTGCTGCACAACGAGCCGGATTAGCAACGAGAGCGTGGAGTTGGCATGATATTGCTACCTATCCCACATTAATTTGA
- a CDS encoding DUF2272 domain-containing protein, with amino-acid sequence MATLKVKTDSLNLRNSPEIKDGNIITALPLAQEVEVVNGNPTDRFWEVKTVVNGNTLTGFASAAFLRQPVSAAKEALISAAVKEWLRFERGDKLENQDPQYKYVGEYWSKIGSSFTGRDRDQPWSAAFISFVARAAGYNGSASIQCGMI; translated from the coding sequence ATGGCAACATTAAAAGTTAAAACTGATAGTCTGAATCTTCGCAATTCCCCAGAGATCAAAGATGGCAATATTATTACCGCTTTACCACTTGCCCAAGAGGTAGAAGTTGTAAATGGCAATCCAACCGATAGATTTTGGGAAGTTAAAACAGTAGTTAACGGTAACACTTTAACAGGGTTTGCTAGTGCAGCCTTTCTACGTCAACCTGTAAGCGCAGCTAAAGAGGCACTAATTAGTGCCGCAGTTAAAGAATGGCTGCGATTTGAACGTGGAGATAAATTAGAAAATCAAGATCCTCAATATAAATATGTGGGAGAGTATTGGTCAAAAATTGGCTCAAGTTTTACTGGCAGGGATCGAGATCAACCTTGGTCAGCAGCTTTTATTTCTTTTGTTGCTCGTGCTGCTGGTTATAACGGTAGTGCGTCAATTCAATGTGGGATGATATAG